The stretch of DNA TGATTTCTTGATGTGTGATGCAAGTGACAGTGCCCAGAATTCATTCACTTGATGCAAATATATAGTGTCCAGCTTCATGACACATGATACTGTCATGTAATGCCAATGATTTGTCATGGAATGTATAAAAGTCGTCACAAAATGTACTGGCTGGAAGATTATGTCACATGCTGCCATAATTCATGCCAAACAGGCTACACAACAAACCACAAGGGATATTTATTTCCAACATACAGATAACATGCCGACAAGAGATGTCCAAGGGCACAAAGGCCCATACAACAGTCATAGCCAAATCTAGCATAAGAGGTTCCACTACACCATTCTCTTGAACACACACCTACTTGAACACAACAGCTACCACCACACAGATGGCCAACACCAGGAATAGTGTTACATTGACACAACCACAAACAAGACAAATGCAATTGCCCATGCCATCTCTGTTCTTGCCAACTTTGTCCTCCATCGACTTCAAATTTTTCTCTAAGCTATCAAGTCTTCCCACAACCTCAGGAACTTCGGTTGTCGAAGATGCGGAAGATAGATATCCATTGTCGTGAAGGTACACTACATATTCTTCCTCGAACCAATACCTCATGCATCTCGGCTGCATACAAAAAAAAACGAAAAGACAATGAGTTTTAGGCTGACAAGACTCAAATTGACCAATGCAAATTTAACAACTTCACTGACATTAACATGAGTCTTCCTAGGACACTTGAAATATCTCCTTCCCTCATTAACCCCCAACTTGGTAATGGCACTAAACACCCTCATGTCATTGCAATCTGGGCAGAATATCAATGGCAACCCGGTGGCATTATCGGTCACCGCCTCCGGATCGAAACCAGTGGCCATACTGCCTGCAGCAACAACAGCTAGCGGTTGAGCCTGCACGACATTCCTACCTGTGCTTGAACGGCGATTAAGACCGGTAGATGATGAAGCCTGCGACATCATCACTAGAAACAATAGATATTCATTAGAACAAGCACATCAAGTAGGGGGAGATGAGCAGGGGGGTGGGGATGAGGGCGCCACTGCCCAGAAATGGATTGGGGCCAGCAGGAGCACGAAGGTGCGCGCACATGGAtcgggaggaggaagagggtcgGGTGGCACCTAGGGAGTGTGGAAGCTACCTCGCCCGACGACCTCCGCCTCTGCTCTTCGCCTCCAACGGCCGCTCGCTCGTCGCCGTGGGAGATGGAAATGGCGATGGGGATTTGGCTCGGGTTGTTGGGGGCATGGAGAGGAGAATGAGCTCGCCCGCCGCCCGCTCGCCGTCTTCCgcgcctccacctccacctccgacGGCCGCTCGCTCGTCGGAGAAGATGGGGATGAGGACCGTTGGGGCAGGGGGTTGGGGAAAATGGGGCTCGGGTTGCTGGGGGGAAGGGGAGGAGGATGAGCTCGCCCGCCGCCCGCTCGCCGTCTTCCGCGCCTCCGCctgcgcctccgcctccgccgcccgcTCGCTCGTCGGAGAAAATGGGGATGAGGACCGTTGGGCAGGGGCATTGGGGAAAATGGGGAGGAAGCCTTGGGCCCACTGGCAGGgtacaaaaaaattataaaaaaatattaaaaaaaaatcgcCCGCGATAGGGCTCGAACCGGAGACCTCATGCTCCTCGGGCTCCTATCTTAACCAATGCGCTATAGTAGAGGATCTGTTGAAGtaagtagaaaattttatataaaGAATCAGTATTCCTTAATTTCTacaaaattttcaaaaaaattgcCCGTGATGGGGCTCGAACCGGAGACCTCACGCTCAGTGGGCTGAGTTCTTAACCACTATGCTACAATTGTGACTTCGTCAGATTATTAAGATTTGATTTACAAATAAGTTAAGCTATCGATTTGCCCTAAAAACCTACCGTCGCTTTTCACCTTGGCCAGATCGATCCCCATTCACCTTATCCCCATTttcaccgccgccaccgccgccatcgccccgcccacgcccacgcccacACCACCGCCCCGCCCACGCCCACCGCCGCCGTAGACAATGAGGCCTACAAGGAGGCCATCACTGAAGGACCCTTCCTCCTCGGTGCGGCTGCCGCACCGGCGGGGAGGAAGTTGTCCGCGGCGGCTACGAGGAAGGCAGAG from Sorghum bicolor cultivar BTx623 chromosome 8, Sorghum_bicolor_NCBIv3, whole genome shotgun sequence encodes:
- the LOC110437540 gene encoding uncharacterized protein LOC110437540; this translates as MSQASSSTGLNRRSSTGRNVVQAQPLAVVAAGSMATGFDPEAVTDNATGLPLIFCPDCNDMRVFSAITKLGVNEGRRYFKCPRKTHVNPRCMRYWFEEEYVVYLHDNGYLSSASSTTEVPEVVGRLDSLEKNLKSMEDKVGKNRDGMGNCICLVCGCVNVTLFLVLAICVVVAVVFK